In the genome of Acaryochloris sp. CCMEE 5410, the window AACGGTGCGGGCAAATCCACATTAGCCAAGGCAATTTGCGGTTTGTTGTCTCCTCATACCGGTTCTATTGTTTGGCGAGGGACCAATATTAGCGGACGTAAACCCAATGAAATTGTCACCCAAGGGGTCTGCTACGTTCCGCAATTGGCTAATGTCTTTCGCTCTCTCACGGTAGAAGAGAACCTAGAGATGGGGGCTTTTATTCGAGATGTCCCCTTAGGGGAACTAAAATCCAAAATTTATGCAACTTTTCCGAAATTAGCAGACCGTCGCCGCCAACAAGCCGGCACTCTCTCCGGGGGAGAGCGGCAGATGTTGGCCATGGGCAGAGCCATGATGCTAGAACCCGGTTTGTTAATCCTAGACGAGCCCTCAGCCGCCCTTTCACCCATTTTGGTAGATGATATCCTAGCCAAGATCCGCGAGATTAATGCTGAGGGAACCTCGATTATTTTGGTTGAGCAGAATGCCCGCAAAGCCCTAGCCATGTCTGACCGAGGATATGTGCTGGATTCGGGCCGAGATCGGTTTGAGGGGCCAGGTCCACAACTACTAGATGATCCAAAAGTAGGTGCACTGTATTTAGGAGGCCATGCCTCTACCAAAAGTTAGGTCGTTGAGATATCTCCTTTCATTATTGTTCGGGCACTGCGTCCTGCAATCCTCTTAAGGCCTCGCCAAAGAAGGTTTGATCCGCAGAAGGCGAAGGCGAAAATAGCGGACGATCCAACACAAGCGGCTCCGTTCTAGGGTCTAATCCCAACAAATCCCGAATGGGATTATCTAATTCTTCAAACGTCATCTTGCCATTTTGGTTCAAGATGGTTTGGCCAGAGGCATCAACCAAAACAAATTGGGGAACAAACTGACCGTTGTAATAGTACTGTGCCTCGTTAGGTTCGTAGTCTCGTCGGCCATTAATGGCATCGACCATCATGGGCATAAAGTTGAGGTCTCGCCTGTATTCAGCCT includes:
- a CDS encoding ABC transporter ATP-binding protein produces the protein MDSVTPASNQALLLQVENVFAGYVPGLDILQGINLKLFAGEIIAIIGPNGAGKSTLAKAICGLLSPHTGSIVWRGTNISGRKPNEIVTQGVCYVPQLANVFRSLTVEENLEMGAFIRDVPLGELKSKIYATFPKLADRRRQQAGTLSGGERQMLAMGRAMMLEPGLLILDEPSAALSPILVDDILAKIREINAEGTSIILVEQNARKALAMSDRGYVLDSGRDRFEGPGPQLLDDPKVGALYLGGHASTKS
- a CDS encoding thylakoid membrane photosystem I accumulation factor, translating into MFFGDGIRPSWRRIGQQCVCVLVLVFCLVGFGMGLSQDAIAGINDDEFDGNIFILYASNAALVPPKVNLAAAMKKEMPTLIMFYSDDSQECKQNALVLTQLQAEYRRDLNFMPMMVDAINGRRDYEPNEAQYYYNGQFVPQFVLVDASGQTILNQNGKMTFEELDNPIRDLLGLDPRTEPLVLDRPLFSPSPSADQTFFGEALRGLQDAVPEQ